From the Candidatus Bathyarchaeia archaeon genome, one window contains:
- a CDS encoding nitroreductase family protein — protein MTRTSIRDFDKNRKVPEEILKQILLAGIRAPSAGNIQPRTFIVVRGEVVKEQLYELCENQTFMKDAPVWIVACLDLHRHLKAAKLTGVDYDFTGILPYTFGVLDTALALENMVIAAEALGLGSVIIGSVIEHPQKVKEILKLPTHCLALSILCMGYPVRKPGIRGKWSFDVIVCEDSYRDIDAKDVSDYWREFMSNDLKRRGGKELSREEFEKLLAERSYGKSYSRHYREEFVKSTNEKLMNFLKAQGFIKE, from the coding sequence TTGACAAGAACTTCTATCAGAGATTTTGACAAAAACAGAAAAGTTCCAGAAGAAATTCTTAAGCAGATTCTGCTTGCAGGAATTAGAGCGCCGTCTGCTGGAAACATTCAACCCAGAACGTTCATAGTTGTAAGAGGCGAAGTTGTTAAAGAACAATTGTATGAACTCTGCGAAAATCAAACGTTTATGAAAGACGCTCCAGTGTGGATTGTGGCATGCCTTGACCTTCATCGGCATTTAAAAGCTGCAAAACTAACCGGAGTAGACTACGATTTTACTGGCATTCTTCCCTACACTTTCGGAGTTTTGGACACTGCTTTAGCACTTGAAAACATGGTTATCGCCGCAGAAGCTTTGGGTCTCGGCAGCGTAATAATTGGGTCAGTGATTGAGCATCCGCAGAAGGTTAAGGAAATTTTGAAGTTGCCAACGCATTGTTTGGCGCTTAGCATTTTGTGCATGGGTTATCCTGTGAGAAAGCCTGGTATAAGGGGGAAATGGAGTTTTGACGTGATAGTCTGCGAGGACAGTTATAGGGATATAGATGCAAAGGATGTTTCAGATTACTGGAGAGAGTTCATGTCTAACGATTTGAAACGCCGTGGCGGAAAAGAGCTCTCGCGAGAGGAGTTTGAAAAGCTTTTGGCGGAAAGAAGTTATGGAAAGTCGTATTCAAGGCATTACAGAGAGGAATTTGTAAAGAGTACAAATGAGAAGTTAATGAATTTTCTTAAGGCGCAAGGCTTCATAAAAGAGTAG
- the thiL gene encoding thiamine-phosphate kinase: MSDLEAIGERKIIELILDQLEKMPKMPIPFGDDVSAYPLNDKQLLILKTDMLVGKTDVPSGMSLWQAARKAVVMNVSDFAAKGVEPKVILVSLGLPRKLGEKDVKEIGAGLNAGAREYGAFIIGGDTNEASDVIISLSIFGIAEKDNVMLRSGAEPGDLVAVTGFFGKTSAGLQILLNNLKAPRKIRESLVEAVLMSHARLKEGLALSQTKAVTAAIDSSDGLAWSLHEISRASNVGFLINKLPVAKEVEKFAETNKLDLLELTLYGGEEYELVLTVKPKLWSRAVRAVEKVGGKLLQIGKVTAEKKVILEIDGKKHVIEPRGWEHFRKSNV; this comes from the coding sequence TTGAGCGACTTAGAAGCGATTGGAGAGAGAAAAATAATTGAGTTAATTCTAGACCAGCTTGAGAAAATGCCTAAGATGCCTATTCCCTTTGGTGATGACGTCTCCGCATATCCACTAAACGACAAGCAACTCCTAATTTTGAAAACGGACATGCTGGTAGGCAAAACTGATGTTCCGTCTGGAATGAGTCTTTGGCAAGCGGCGCGAAAAGCCGTTGTTATGAACGTGAGTGATTTCGCTGCGAAAGGTGTGGAACCAAAGGTTATTCTTGTTTCGCTTGGACTGCCCCGAAAACTTGGCGAGAAGGACGTAAAAGAAATTGGGGCTGGACTAAATGCGGGCGCACGCGAGTATGGTGCATTCATTATTGGAGGCGATACTAACGAGGCTTCAGATGTAATAATCAGTCTTTCGATTTTTGGAATTGCAGAAAAGGATAATGTTATGTTGCGGAGTGGAGCAGAACCCGGAGACCTTGTGGCGGTTACCGGCTTTTTCGGTAAAACTTCTGCCGGCTTGCAAATTCTACTTAACAATCTTAAAGCACCGAGGAAAATTCGTGAGTCTCTTGTTGAAGCGGTTTTGATGTCACATGCACGGTTAAAGGAAGGCTTAGCATTAAGCCAGACAAAAGCAGTCACAGCAGCTATTGATTCAAGCGATGGCTTAGCGTGGAGTTTACATGAAATTTCAAGGGCAAGCAATGTTGGCTTCTTGATAAACAAGCTTCCAGTAGCCAAAGAAGTGGAAAAATTTGCAGAAACCAACAAGCTTGACTTGTTAGAGTTGACGCTTTACGGCGGAGAAGAATACGAGCTTGTCCTAACAGTAAAGCCTAAGCTTTGGAGTCGAGCGGTAAGAGCTGTTGAGAAGGTCGGTGGAAAGCTTTTGCAAATTGGAAAGGTAACAGCTGAAAAGAAGGTTATTTTGGAAATTGACGGAAAAAAGCATGTTATTGAGCCGCGGGGTTGGGAGCACTTTAGGAAAAGTAATGTTTAA
- the amrS gene encoding AmmeMemoRadiSam system radical SAM enzyme, which produces MPDLTSYLTVRKALFYEKLHEDTVRCSLCERKCEIQLGMKGFCRTRMNINGELFTLVYGDVSAIESRPIEIKPFFHYWPGSTALTFSTWSCNLNCVWCQNFHLSKLEPNPAKAVYYSPERMVELAIYNGDVGLCASFQEPTLLSEWVVPLFKHVKEKGLKYCCYVSNGYMTLEVLKALSKAGLDGLKIDIKGDAKVYEKYCGRAEVDKIWRNAREAKKLGLHVEIVNLVVRDVNDDDASLQWVIERHLKEVGAETPLHFTRYFPAYKFDNPPTKVEILERAYELAKKAGVLYPYIGNVGGHKYENTYCPNCGEKLIQRYEYYVLQYKITKEKKCPRCATFIPIMGEYCGKQERPAYLL; this is translated from the coding sequence ATGCCAGATTTAACTAGTTACCTGACTGTTCGCAAAGCACTTTTCTATGAAAAGCTTCACGAGGATACTGTCAGATGTAGCCTCTGCGAAAGAAAATGTGAAATTCAGCTTGGCATGAAAGGTTTCTGCAGAACTCGAATGAATATCAATGGAGAGTTATTCACGCTTGTTTATGGCGATGTAAGCGCGATTGAAAGCCGCCCAATAGAAATCAAACCTTTCTTTCATTATTGGCCTGGGTCAACGGCTCTCACTTTTTCAACTTGGTCCTGTAATTTGAATTGTGTTTGGTGTCAAAATTTTCACTTGTCAAAGCTTGAGCCAAACCCTGCTAAAGCGGTTTATTACTCGCCGGAGAGAATGGTTGAGTTAGCTATTTACAATGGTGATGTCGGTTTGTGTGCAAGTTTTCAAGAGCCAACGCTTCTTTCTGAATGGGTGGTTCCGCTTTTCAAACATGTTAAAGAAAAGGGCTTAAAATATTGTTGTTATGTTTCAAATGGCTATATGACGCTGGAAGTTCTAAAGGCGCTTTCTAAAGCGGGGTTGGACGGACTTAAAATCGACATAAAAGGCGATGCTAAGGTGTATGAGAAATATTGCGGAAGAGCAGAAGTAGATAAGATTTGGAGAAATGCGCGAGAAGCTAAAAAGTTAGGGTTGCACGTTGAAATTGTTAATTTGGTTGTTAGAGACGTTAATGACGACGATGCAAGTCTACAGTGGGTTATTGAGAGGCATTTGAAAGAGGTTGGCGCTGAAACGCCTTTGCATTTTACGCGTTACTTTCCCGCTTACAAGTTTGATAATCCGCCGACAAAAGTTGAGATTTTAGAGAGGGCTTATGAATTGGCGAAGAAGGCTGGCGTGCTTTATCCTTACATTGGCAATGTTGGTGGGCATAAGTACGAAAATACTTATTGTCCTAACTGCGGGGAGAAGCTTATTCAGAGATATGAATACTACGTGTTGCAGTACAAAATTACTAAAGAAAAGAAATGTCCCAGATGCGCAACTTTTATTCCGATAATGGGAGAATACTGCGGCAAACAAGAGCGTCCCGCGTATCTTCTATGA
- a CDS encoding MFS transporter, with translation MKNEKNQQEQKEVSLKPLYARSVVNSLGAGMVNPFMGAYAIKLGASESDMGWFQSASNISNNVMQVFWGRLSDRIKRRIPFIIAGTLIMSTLWIPMIFVTNATQLILLIAVQALIGSMATPAWTALVGDLVPSAKLGRANASINLWASIGSVIATVASGIVMLSVGGSPQEMMFIPLLIAATCGIISCVAMLRIKEKKNGEKLNLRRQFTSEFLNTLRYAKKNPQFVKYCYVVGVFEFFMSICWPLIARTQVDVLKATMLHIALLSVVQSVVTIAFQGWAGKVTDTIGRKPALLIFRLTLVTVPLAYAFVPSIEALIVVGAFWGVTMALGNAAVTAYLLDIAPEEHRGSFTAVFNLMIGVTTFFGSLLGGYLSAYTVSIFGLIAGLQIVYMVSMSGRIVGALLHFRLKETLKKS, from the coding sequence GTGAAAAACGAAAAAAACCAGCAGGAGCAAAAAGAAGTAAGTCTCAAGCCACTTTATGCACGTTCTGTAGTGAACTCACTTGGCGCGGGAATGGTCAACCCTTTCATGGGAGCATACGCCATAAAACTTGGCGCTTCAGAATCAGACATGGGATGGTTCCAATCAGCCTCAAACATCTCAAACAACGTAATGCAAGTTTTTTGGGGACGCCTAAGCGACCGCATCAAACGCCGAATACCCTTCATAATCGCCGGCACCCTCATAATGTCCACCTTGTGGATACCGATGATATTCGTAACAAACGCAACTCAACTAATCCTACTAATCGCCGTACAAGCCCTAATCGGCTCGATGGCAACGCCAGCGTGGACCGCCCTAGTAGGCGATTTAGTGCCATCAGCCAAACTTGGAAGAGCAAACGCTTCAATAAACCTTTGGGCATCAATAGGCAGCGTAATTGCAACAGTCGCCTCAGGAATTGTAATGCTTAGTGTTGGCGGTTCTCCTCAAGAAATGATGTTCATACCCTTGTTGATTGCCGCCACATGCGGCATAATCTCTTGCGTGGCAATGCTTCGAATAAAAGAAAAGAAAAACGGCGAAAAACTGAACCTACGAAGACAATTCACGTCAGAATTTCTTAACACTTTAAGATATGCAAAGAAAAACCCGCAATTTGTAAAATACTGCTACGTAGTCGGCGTCTTCGAATTTTTCATGTCAATCTGCTGGCCACTAATCGCAAGAACACAAGTAGACGTTTTAAAAGCCACAATGCTGCACATAGCGCTGCTTTCAGTCGTGCAATCTGTAGTAACTATAGCTTTTCAGGGTTGGGCTGGAAAAGTAACAGACACTATTGGAAGAAAACCCGCCTTGCTAATATTTAGATTAACCCTCGTGACGGTGCCGCTTGCCTACGCCTTTGTACCCAGCATAGAAGCATTAATAGTTGTTGGAGCCTTCTGGGGAGTAACCATGGCGCTTGGAAACGCCGCAGTCACAGCCTACCTTTTAGATATCGCGCCGGAAGAGCACCGCGGAAGCTTCACTGCAGTATTCAACTTAATGATAGGTGTGACAACTTTTTTCGGGTCATTACTCGGAGGATACCTATCCGCATATACAGTCAGCATTTTCGGCTTAATCGCGGGACTGCAAATTGTCTACATGGTCTCCATGAGTGGCAGAATCGTCGGCGCACTACTTCACTTCAGATTAAAAGAGACGCTTAAAAAATCATAG
- a CDS encoding RuvB-like domain-containing protein, which produces MASIREIPTTPTTRFERIGAHTHIKGLGLDENLQAIKVKDGMVGQEKAREAAGLVVKMIKEGKLSGKSIIIAGPPGTGKTAIAVAISRELGANVPFIQMSGSEVYSSERKKTEILIEAIRKCIGIEIHEMRKVYEGELTTVDIKTAPHPYNPYQKIPESVRLTLRTTEEEKSIEAGAQIAQQIIQEGITEGSVIQIDAETGRVANLGLSMESTKGKTYDVDTTRKIPRPNGKVLKEKEFVYMLTLADLDELNARQRQGGFFSLFFGGSETKEIDTEIRMAVDQQVKEWVDNGKAYIHPGVLFIDDSHLLDLEAFSFLGRAMESELVPIIILATNRGIARIRGTDIKSPLGFPVDLIDRSVIIATQPYDTESVKEILRIRSAEEKIKLDKNALEKLAEVGAKSSLRYAVQLLSLAAQNAKTAKKDKVTVEDVQRVDDLFMDMTEAAEYLRKHEEKMMIH; this is translated from the coding sequence ATGGCTTCAATAAGAGAAATTCCCACAACACCCACAACCAGATTTGAACGCATAGGCGCTCACACGCACATCAAAGGCTTAGGATTAGACGAGAACCTACAAGCAATCAAAGTAAAAGACGGCATGGTCGGACAGGAAAAAGCCCGAGAAGCCGCAGGATTAGTCGTAAAAATGATAAAAGAAGGCAAACTCAGCGGAAAATCCATAATCATTGCAGGACCACCAGGCACAGGAAAAACCGCCATAGCAGTTGCCATATCACGCGAACTAGGCGCTAACGTGCCATTCATCCAAATGAGCGGAAGCGAAGTCTACAGCAGTGAACGCAAAAAAACTGAAATTCTCATCGAAGCCATCCGCAAATGCATAGGCATAGAAATCCACGAAATGCGCAAGGTCTACGAAGGCGAACTCACAACCGTAGACATAAAAACCGCTCCACACCCATACAACCCATACCAAAAAATCCCAGAAAGCGTACGTCTAACATTACGCACGACAGAAGAAGAAAAATCCATAGAAGCTGGCGCCCAAATAGCTCAACAAATAATTCAAGAAGGCATAACAGAAGGCAGCGTCATCCAAATAGATGCTGAAACAGGACGCGTAGCCAACCTAGGGCTAAGCATGGAAAGCACAAAAGGAAAAACTTACGACGTAGACACAACACGCAAGATTCCACGTCCCAACGGTAAAGTCTTAAAAGAAAAAGAATTCGTTTACATGCTGACATTAGCAGACTTAGACGAACTAAACGCCAGACAACGCCAAGGCGGATTCTTCTCACTATTCTTCGGCGGCTCGGAAACAAAAGAAATCGACACCGAAATCCGCATGGCTGTAGATCAACAAGTTAAAGAATGGGTAGACAACGGCAAAGCCTACATTCACCCCGGCGTACTTTTCATCGACGACTCTCACTTGCTGGATTTAGAAGCATTCAGCTTTCTCGGAAGAGCCATGGAAAGCGAACTCGTCCCAATCATAATACTCGCAACAAACCGCGGCATAGCTAGAATCCGCGGAACAGACATAAAAAGCCCATTAGGATTCCCAGTGGACCTAATAGACCGCTCAGTCATAATCGCAACCCAACCATACGACACAGAAAGCGTAAAAGAAATACTTCGCATACGCTCTGCAGAAGAAAAAATCAAACTTGACAAAAACGCGTTAGAAAAACTCGCAGAAGTCGGAGCCAAAAGCTCACTACGCTATGCGGTCCAACTTCTAAGCTTAGCCGCACAAAACGCCAAAACAGCCAAAAAAGACAAAGTTACAGTTGAAGATGTGCAACGCGTAGACGACCTCTTCATGGACATGACAGAAGCCGCAGAATACTTAAGAAAACACGAAGAAAAAATGATGATACATTAA
- the trmY gene encoding tRNA (pseudouridine(54)-N(1))-methyltransferase TrmY encodes MREFILYSRLGRTDSNWTNLHDAGRLDIVYECVIASLFLSHAIRKDTVFHAILNGPPNPPQHLKIEGLTLHDVRTDQQTWTQIFKKVLSGKPHPGISLAKASFETLLKTKAAEAQIYILEEGGRPIDEIEIGNNSVFVLGDHVGLPKRVEGFALRYGEKISLGKTPYLAASCITIINYLLDKNEK; translated from the coding sequence ATGCGAGAATTCATTTTATACTCTCGTTTAGGCAGAACAGACTCAAACTGGACAAACCTACATGATGCTGGACGTTTAGACATAGTTTATGAATGTGTAATTGCTTCTCTTTTTCTTTCTCATGCAATCCGCAAAGACACAGTCTTCCACGCTATATTAAACGGTCCGCCAAATCCGCCTCAGCATCTAAAAATAGAAGGCTTAACGCTACATGATGTGCGTACTGACCAGCAAACATGGACGCAAATTTTCAAAAAGGTCTTGTCTGGTAAACCGCATCCGGGGATAAGCCTAGCAAAAGCAAGCTTTGAGACACTACTAAAAACTAAAGCTGCAGAAGCACAAATTTACATTCTTGAAGAAGGCGGCAGACCAATAGACGAAATAGAAATTGGAAATAACTCGGTCTTCGTCCTCGGTGACCACGTAGGCTTACCAAAAAGGGTGGAGGGTTTCGCTTTACGTTACGGAGAAAAAATCAGTCTTGGAAAAACACCCTATCTTGCAGCCTCATGCATAACGATAATAAACTATCTGCTAGACAAAAATGAAAAGTGA
- a CDS encoding aminopeptidase, with translation MSFVSPFDRFIAEHFDVMIGIFCEPNPKKLTGVDPARIRMRSAARREIAEILFKREAEGKYRWTGLPFPVTAQAQEAEMALPEYEDFVYSACLVDRDDPIAEWKKIKVKQEKICKFLDGVSEMRIIGEDTDLRFNVKGRKWINCCGEKNMPDGEVFTAPVEDSVEGEIRFTFPGIFMGREVENIRLVFEKGRVVKASAGKGDELLQQLLKIDGAERVGELAIGTNYGISRFTKNMLFDEKMGGTLHMALGFNPVPETGGLNKSALHWDILKDMRKGGEIYADGRLFYKDGKFLEF, from the coding sequence TTGAGTTTTGTTTCGCCTTTTGACCGTTTTATTGCTGAACATTTTGATGTTATGATTGGAATTTTCTGTGAGCCAAATCCGAAAAAATTGACGGGTGTTGACCCTGCTAGGATTAGAATGCGGAGTGCTGCTAGGAGGGAGATTGCGGAGATTTTGTTTAAGCGTGAAGCTGAAGGGAAGTATAGGTGGACTGGTTTGCCGTTTCCTGTTACTGCGCAGGCGCAGGAGGCTGAGATGGCTTTGCCGGAGTATGAGGATTTTGTTTATAGTGCTTGTTTGGTGGATAGGGATGACCCAATTGCTGAGTGGAAGAAGATTAAGGTGAAGCAGGAGAAGATTTGTAAGTTTTTGGATGGGGTGAGTGAGATGCGTATTATTGGTGAGGATACTGATTTGCGGTTTAATGTAAAAGGGCGAAAGTGGATTAATTGTTGTGGTGAGAAAAACATGCCAGATGGAGAGGTTTTTACGGCGCCTGTTGAGGATTCCGTTGAAGGGGAGATTAGGTTTACGTTTCCGGGGATTTTTATGGGGCGTGAGGTTGAAAATATTAGGCTTGTTTTTGAGAAGGGTAGGGTTGTGAAGGCTTCTGCGGGTAAGGGTGACGAGTTGTTGCAGCAGTTGTTGAAGATTGATGGTGCTGAGCGGGTTGGGGAGTTGGCGATTGGGACGAATTATGGAATTAGTCGATTTACGAAGAATATGTTGTTTGATGAGAAGATGGGTGGGACTTTGCATATGGCGTTGGGTTTTAATCCTGTTCCTGAAACTGGTGGTTTGAATAAGTCTGCTTTGCATTGGGATATTTTGAAGGATATGCGTAAGGGTGGAGAGATTTACGCGGATGGAAGATTGTTCTATAAGGATGGTAAGTTTTTAGAGTTTTAG
- a CDS encoding aminopeptidase — protein MVDERVVKLAKLCVHYSVDVKPKEKVLINGSDLAFPLMHEIYRECLLSDAYPLIMASLDTTYTFFNMPKNIS, from the coding sequence TTGGTTGATGAGAGAGTTGTGAAGTTGGCTAAGCTCTGTGTTCACTACAGTGTAGATGTGAAACCTAAGGAGAAGGTTCTGATTAATGGAAGTGATTTGGCGTTTCCGTTGATGCATGAGATTTACCGCGAGTGTTTATTGAGCGACGCTTATCCACTGATTATGGCAAGTTTGGATACGACTTACACGTTTTTTAATATGCCAAAGAACATCAGTTGA
- a CDS encoding CBS domain-containing protein translates to MASIILVRDVMSKDVRVVRPDTTVKEVVATMNKFNIGSIIVTQADRPVGIITERDILRRLVEQCLAPETLTARQIMTSPVTTINENTTIEEAAKLMAKKRIKRLPVTNNNKIVGIVTFTDIVTKVPTLLSILEELVRPHRRTY, encoded by the coding sequence ATGGCAAGCATAATCCTCGTCAGAGACGTAATGTCCAAAGATGTCCGCGTTGTCCGCCCAGACACAACCGTCAAAGAAGTCGTCGCCACAATGAACAAATTCAACATAGGCTCAATAATAGTCACCCAAGCAGACAGACCAGTAGGCATCATAACAGAACGCGACATCCTCAGAAGACTAGTAGAACAATGCCTAGCACCAGAAACCCTAACCGCAAGACAAATCATGACAAGCCCAGTCACAACGATAAACGAAAACACAACAATAGAAGAAGCCGCAAAACTCATGGCTAAAAAAAGAATCAAACGCCTCCCAGTCACAAACAACAATAAAATCGTCGGCATCGTAACCTTCACAGACATAGTAACCAAAGTGCCAACACTGCTATCAATTCTAGAAGAACTTGTCAGACCACACCGCCGAACATACTAA
- a CDS encoding aminopeptidase, translated as MFHVSKRLRTVAKKVIDNALPIKRDEIAVFYAGVENLDLAYAFAAECEARGIETLVQSEGDYISYTKLLEAPIEVFAKTPKVPKAIVDVADWLIWMRGSRFDASIYQRPEAQKRLLEIQKISKWTFDSILQLCLKKKTHLVAFLDPNLQQAQALGKTYEETREMFLASLDIDYDALTDLGQRLIDFMKRGGEIHLTCPRGTDLRFHAENRYWINDDGKPFPPSIPIAQYVHNLPVGEVFVAPMEESAYGVLCPKDLPGSVATGIRIEFRGKEKAVVSAEKGFEFLKARLEKATGNPYCIAEFAFGTNPCGDMLLATEKAFGTCHVAIGQNTWLGGKNESSIHWDFLVESPTVTVDGRLVVKEGKFVWELVNG; from the coding sequence ATGTTTCATGTTTCAAAACGTCTAAGAACAGTTGCCAAAAAAGTCATAGATAATGCACTTCCGATAAAAAGGGATGAAATCGCAGTTTTTTACGCTGGCGTCGAAAATTTAGATCTTGCTTACGCGTTTGCTGCTGAATGTGAAGCTCGAGGAATTGAAACATTAGTTCAGAGTGAAGGAGATTACATATCATATACTAAGCTTCTAGAAGCTCCAATAGAAGTCTTTGCAAAAACACCCAAAGTTCCAAAAGCGATTGTTGATGTTGCAGATTGGCTTATTTGGATGAGAGGAAGCAGATTTGACGCTTCAATCTATCAAAGGCCAGAAGCACAAAAGCGGCTATTAGAAATTCAGAAAATTTCAAAATGGACTTTCGATAGCATTCTCCAACTGTGCCTTAAAAAGAAGACACATCTTGTGGCGTTTTTGGACCCAAATTTGCAACAAGCGCAGGCTTTGGGAAAAACCTATGAAGAAACGCGTGAAATGTTCCTTGCTTCTTTAGACATAGACTATGATGCTTTAACCGATTTGGGACAGCGACTGATTGATTTTATGAAAAGAGGAGGCGAAATTCACTTAACTTGTCCAAGAGGCACTGATTTAAGATTTCATGCTGAAAATCGCTATTGGATTAATGATGACGGAAAACCTTTTCCACCGTCAATTCCTATAGCTCAATACGTTCACAACTTGCCTGTTGGGGAAGTTTTTGTGGCGCCGATGGAAGAAAGTGCTTATGGCGTTTTGTGTCCTAAAGATTTGCCGGGAAGTGTTGCCACTGGTATTCGTATAGAGTTTAGAGGAAAGGAAAAGGCTGTTGTTTCTGCTGAGAAAGGTTTTGAGTTTTTGAAAGCGCGGCTTGAGAAAGCAACTGGGAATCCGTATTGTATTGCGGAGTTCGCTTTTGGCACGAATCCTTGTGGTGATATGCTTCTTGCAACGGAGAAAGCTTTTGGCACGTGTCATGTTGCGATTGGTCAGAATACTTGGTTGGGCGGCAAGAACGAGAGTAGTATTCATTGGGATTTCTTGGTTGAGAGTCCTACGGTAACTGTTGATGGACGATTGGTTGTGAAAGAAGGGAAGTTTGTTTGGGAACTTGTTAATGGGTAG
- a CDS encoding CTP synthase encodes MVKYIFITGGVLSSVGKGIVTSSIGKMLQARGLKVTVIKIDPYVNVDAGTMNPYMHGEVYVTDDGGETDLDLGWYERFLDLNLRKENNLTTGLVYRAVIEKERRGDFLGRCVQIVPHVTNEIKHRIRAVAKTSEVDVVLTEVGGTVGDIEGLPFLEAIRQMRLEEGYENTLYVHVALVPVLDVTKEMKTKPLQHSVNELRRIGIQPDTIVARSREMIDSESLRKIALFGTIPENAVFCSYNVESVYQVPLILDEQGMGEFICKRLGFSGRLQDFKEWKKFVDAILNPQYEVKIALVGKYAGLTDSYVSMNEALRHGGAACKTKVCISYIEAEKFEQNPKELEILKNFDGIFVPYGFGPRGTEGKIMAIKYARENDMPFLGICYGFQLAVIEFARNVCGLKDANSTEINPQSPNPVVDLMPEQRGIEIKGATMRLGAHKIIIKPNTLAYSLYKDEEIYERHRHRFEVNLDYLDKLEKNGLVFSGKSADGRRMEILELPNHFFFFASQFHGEFKSRPVKPEPEYYGFVKACLCKKLGKAKPEF; translated from the coding sequence ATGGTTAAGTACATTTTTATTACAGGCGGCGTGCTGAGCTCGGTTGGAAAGGGTATTGTAACTTCTTCTATTGGAAAAATGTTGCAGGCACGAGGCTTAAAGGTAACAGTCATAAAGATTGACCCTTACGTGAATGTTGACGCTGGAACAATGAATCCTTACATGCATGGCGAAGTCTACGTGACTGACGATGGCGGCGAAACAGACTTGGATTTGGGCTGGTACGAGCGTTTTCTTGATTTAAACTTGAGAAAAGAAAACAATCTTACTACAGGTTTAGTGTATAGGGCAGTTATTGAAAAAGAACGACGCGGTGATTTTCTAGGAAGATGTGTTCAAATTGTGCCGCATGTGACAAATGAAATTAAACATCGAATTCGAGCGGTTGCCAAAACTTCTGAAGTGGATGTTGTTTTAACGGAGGTCGGCGGAACGGTAGGCGACATTGAAGGATTGCCCTTTTTGGAAGCCATCCGTCAGATGCGTTTGGAAGAGGGCTACGAGAACACTTTGTATGTGCATGTTGCGTTGGTTCCAGTTTTAGATGTTACGAAGGAAATGAAAACAAAACCTTTGCAGCACAGTGTTAATGAGTTACGGCGTATCGGTATTCAACCAGACACCATAGTTGCAAGAAGCCGAGAAATGATAGACTCTGAATCTTTAAGGAAAATAGCTCTTTTTGGAACAATCCCGGAAAACGCGGTTTTCTGCTCTTACAATGTTGAGTCAGTTTATCAAGTTCCACTTATTTTGGACGAGCAAGGAATGGGCGAGTTTATCTGTAAACGACTAGGTTTTTCGGGACGATTGCAAGATTTTAAGGAATGGAAAAAGTTTGTTGACGCTATATTAAACCCTCAATATGAAGTCAAAATTGCATTAGTTGGCAAGTATGCTGGCTTAACAGATAGTTATGTAAGCATGAACGAGGCGTTGCGTCATGGAGGTGCCGCTTGCAAGACAAAAGTTTGCATCAGTTACATTGAAGCCGAAAAATTTGAACAAAACCCGAAGGAACTGGAAATTTTGAAGAACTTTGATGGAATTTTTGTGCCTTACGGTTTCGGTCCGAGAGGAACTGAAGGAAAAATAATGGCAATCAAATATGCAAGAGAAAACGACATGCCTTTTCTCGGAATATGTTATGGTTTTCAGTTGGCTGTAATAGAATTTGCGCGTAACGTGTGCGGCTTAAAAGATGCAAACAGCACAGAAATCAATCCGCAATCACCCAACCCGGTGGTAGACCTTATGCCAGAACAGCGTGGAATAGAAATTAAAGGAGCTACAATGCGGTTAGGCGCCCACAAAATAATCATAAAACCAAACACGCTAGCTTATAGCCTTTACAAGGATGAAGAAATCTACGAACGCCACAGACACAGATTCGAGGTCAACTTGGACTATCTGGATAAACTTGAAAAAAATGGATTAGTTTTTTCTGGAAAGAGTGCAGATGGAAGAAGAATGGAGATTCTGGAGTTGCCAAATCATTTCTTCTTTTTTGCGTCCCAATTTCATGGAGAATTTAAAAGTCGCCCTGTGAAGCCAGAACCCGAATATTACGGTTTCGTAAAGGCGTGTTTATGCAAAAAATTGGGGAAAGCCAAGCCAGAGTTTTAA